The Ignavibacteriales bacterium genome has a window encoding:
- a CDS encoding S9 family peptidase, producing MRTSLIFFIALLFASMTYAQPRHAITFDDLISFGRVSDPQISPDGKNVAFVVTWQLKEENKSTSSIYVVNVTGGDVRQLTNAKGGNNSPRWMPDGKTIAFISTRDGESQIWTISINGGEAKKVSHIATEASGLIVSPDGKWFAFSSDVYPDCLTEDCNAKRLEAVEKSKVKAKIFTTLPYRVWNAWKDGKRSHLFIMPSSGGKAIDVTPGEYDTPPIDLGGNWDYAFSPVSKEIAFTRNPDTLVAISTNNEIYIVPLTGGTPKNISNNPANDSQPLYSPDGKYIAYRMMRRAGFEADRRELVLYERASGKLVNLTEMLDYSINDVVWSPDSKSLFFNADDKGNVSIFKVTVNGNNVTTILDKGFNTSLRLTPDGKTMIITEETTKLPTELFRMDIDGKNLKQITFINTEKISQLEMNSLDNFWFDGAEGTRVQGFLLKPPFFSAGNKYPLIFLVHGGPQGQWGDDFHYRWNAQMFASRGYVVVMINPRGSTGYGQKFTDEISKDWGGKVYEDLMSGLDYALKTYAFIDSTRMAAAGASYGGYMMNWILGHTDRFKCIVSHDGVFNPASAYGSTEELWFNEWEFGGTPYKNPELYKKWSPLEFARNFKTPTLVVHGQQDFRLDVSEGFQLFTALQRQGVKSKMLYFPDEFHFVAKPQNSELWYKTVLDWIDENTK from the coding sequence ATGAGAACCTCTTTGATATTCTTTATTGCTTTGCTTTTCGCAAGTATGACCTATGCCCAGCCTAGGCATGCCATCACATTTGATGATCTCATCAGTTTCGGGCGAGTTTCCGATCCTCAAATATCTCCGGATGGAAAAAATGTTGCATTTGTTGTCACTTGGCAACTGAAAGAGGAAAACAAGTCTACCAGCAGCATCTATGTAGTGAATGTCACTGGCGGCGATGTCCGTCAACTGACGAATGCCAAAGGCGGAAACAATTCTCCGCGTTGGATGCCGGATGGAAAAACTATTGCCTTTATTTCCACGCGGGATGGTGAATCGCAGATTTGGACGATTTCTATCAACGGCGGAGAAGCAAAAAAAGTATCACATATCGCAACTGAAGCGTCCGGGCTTATTGTATCTCCTGATGGAAAATGGTTTGCGTTTTCTTCAGATGTTTATCCTGATTGTTTGACTGAAGACTGCAATGCAAAGCGTCTTGAAGCTGTTGAGAAGAGCAAGGTAAAAGCAAAAATATTCACGACATTACCATATCGAGTCTGGAATGCATGGAAAGACGGCAAACGCAGCCACTTATTTATTATGCCATCTAGTGGTGGAAAGGCGATTGATGTGACCCCAGGTGAGTATGATACACCACCCATCGATCTCGGCGGTAACTGGGATTATGCTTTCTCACCGGTTAGCAAAGAAATCGCATTCACAAGGAATCCAGACACGCTTGTCGCAATAAGTACAAACAACGAAATTTATATAGTTCCGTTAACCGGGGGAACGCCAAAGAACATTTCCAACAATCCTGCAAACGACAGTCAGCCATTGTATTCGCCCGATGGTAAATATATTGCATATAGAATGATGAGGCGGGCTGGGTTTGAAGCAGATCGACGCGAACTTGTTCTTTATGAACGTGCATCAGGAAAGCTTGTCAACCTTACAGAAATGTTAGATTACAGCATCAACGATGTCGTCTGGTCGCCGGATTCGAAATCGCTATTCTTCAACGCTGACGACAAAGGCAATGTTTCGATTTTTAAAGTGACAGTGAATGGTAATAATGTAACAACAATTCTCGATAAAGGTTTTAATACTTCACTGCGATTAACGCCCGATGGTAAGACAATGATTATCACAGAAGAAACAACCAAGTTACCAACAGAGCTTTTTAGAATGGATATTGATGGTAAGAACTTGAAGCAGATCACTTTTATCAACACAGAAAAGATTTCTCAATTAGAGATGAATTCATTGGATAACTTCTGGTTTGATGGAGCCGAAGGAACACGTGTACAGGGCTTTTTATTGAAGCCGCCATTCTTTTCCGCTGGAAATAAATATCCGCTGATATTTCTCGTCCACGGCGGGCCGCAAGGGCAATGGGGCGATGATTTTCACTACCGGTGGAATGCACAGATGTTTGCATCGCGCGGGTATGTTGTGGTTATGATCAATCCGCGGGGCAGTACCGGCTACGGGCAGAAATTCACAGATGAGATTAGTAAAGACTGGGGCGGCAAAGTGTATGAAGATTTGATGAGTGGATTGGATTACGCACTGAAAACGTATGCGTTCATAGATAGCACTCGAATGGCTGCAGCCGGCGCTTCGTACGGCGGTTATATGATGAATTGGATTCTTGGACATACGGATCGCTTTAAGTGTATTGTTTCGCACGATGGTGTTTTCAATCCGGCGAGCGCGTATGGATCGACGGAAGAGCTTTGGTTCAACGAGTGGGAATTTGGTGGAACGCCGTACAAAAATCCGGAGTTGTATAAGAAGTGGTCACCACTGGAATTTGCACGGAATTTTAAAACCCCGACACTTGTCGTTCATGGCCAGCAGGATTTTCGATTAGACGTGAGTGAAGGATTCCAGTTGTTCACAGCACTCCAGCGGCAAGGAGTGAAATCAAAAATGCTGTATTTTCCAGATGAATTTCACTTTGTGGCAAAACCACAAAATTCCGAGTTGTGGTATAAAACGGTTTTGGATTGGATAGATGAGAATACAAAGTGA
- a CDS encoding FumA C-terminus/TtdB family hydratase beta subunit: MSQFKESMLTLISETSTNLPPDIRRALKWAIERETPGSQAMLALQAMAINTDMACDNEAPICQDTGMPTFEIKTPAGTNQLFMQKEIKEAIVEATKIGKLRPNAVDSLTGKNSGNNLGDGCPVMHFEQWEEKEIEVRLILKGGGCENKNIQYAVPCELPNLGRADRSLDGVRKCLLHAVWQAQGQGCSVGAIGVAIGGDRASGYHYAKHQLFRLLDDINPNPELAKLEDYVLQNANKLGIGTMGFGGLSTLIGCKIGSYHRLPACFFVTVAYNCWAYRRLGMILDAKTGAIKRWLYKEDTPVMRMAKEESLPLTGREIPLTMPLSEDQVRALKVGDVLLLSGVMHMGRDVLHHHLMTHDSPVNLDGGVIYHCGPVALKKGDKWSMNAAGPTTSIREEPYQGEIIRKFKVRAVIGKGGMGAKTLAALKEAGAVYLSAIGGAAQYYAQCIEEVEGVDLLEFGVPEAMWHVRVKDFPVIVTMDAHGNSLHADVEKASAAELAKFAEPVIV; this comes from the coding sequence ATGTCTCAATTCAAAGAAAGTATGCTGACTCTCATCAGTGAGACTTCGACAAATTTACCTCCAGACATTAGGCGGGCATTAAAATGGGCAATTGAGCGCGAGACTCCAGGAAGCCAGGCAATGCTGGCATTGCAGGCGATGGCTATTAATACGGATATGGCATGCGATAACGAAGCGCCGATTTGCCAGGATACGGGAATGCCAACCTTCGAAATAAAAACACCGGCTGGCACCAACCAGCTATTCATGCAGAAGGAAATAAAGGAAGCGATCGTTGAGGCGACGAAGATTGGGAAACTTCGACCGAATGCAGTTGATTCTCTTACTGGCAAGAACAGCGGGAATAATCTTGGAGATGGCTGTCCGGTAATGCACTTTGAGCAGTGGGAGGAAAAAGAAATTGAAGTGCGATTGATTCTGAAGGGCGGCGGATGCGAAAATAAAAACATTCAATACGCTGTGCCATGCGAACTGCCAAACCTCGGCAGAGCAGATCGCTCTTTAGATGGTGTCCGCAAGTGTTTGCTTCATGCTGTCTGGCAGGCGCAGGGACAGGGATGCAGCGTCGGTGCAATCGGTGTTGCGATTGGCGGAGATCGCGCTTCCGGGTATCATTACGCGAAGCATCAGCTGTTCCGTTTGCTTGACGACATCAATCCGAATCCAGAACTTGCAAAACTTGAAGACTACGTTTTACAAAACGCCAACAAACTTGGCATCGGTACTATGGGATTTGGAGGATTATCAACTCTCATCGGTTGCAAGATAGGATCTTATCATCGCCTGCCTGCATGTTTCTTTGTGACGGTGGCGTACAATTGCTGGGCTTATCGCCGGCTCGGTATGATTTTGGATGCAAAGACCGGAGCAATTAAGAGATGGCTTTACAAGGAAGATACGCCAGTGATGCGCATGGCAAAAGAAGAAAGCCTGCCGCTCACCGGGCGTGAGATTCCACTTACGATGCCGTTGTCCGAAGACCAAGTGCGTGCACTAAAAGTCGGCGACGTTCTCCTCTTGAGTGGAGTGATGCACATGGGACGCGATGTCCTTCATCATCATTTAATGACGCACGACTCACCGGTGAATCTTGATGGAGGCGTGATTTATCATTGCGGTCCGGTTGCGCTCAAAAAAGGCGACAAATGGTCAATGAATGCGGCCGGTCCGACAACAAGCATTCGTGAAGAACCATATCAAGGTGAAATCATTCGCAAATTTAAAGTTCGTGCAGTGATCGGCAAAGGCGGGATGGGAGCAAAAACACTTGCTGCGTTAAAGGAAGCCGGTGCAGTATATCTCAGCGCGATTGGCGGTGCAGCGCAATATTATGCTCAATGCATCGAAGAAGTAGAAGGTGTCGACTTGCTGGAATTTGGCGTTCCGGAAGCGATGTGGCACGTACGCGTTAAAGATTTTCCCGTGATTGTCACGATGGATGCGCACGGCAACAGTCTCCATGCAGATGTGGAGAAAGCTTCTGCAGCTGAGCTTGCGAAATTTGCAGAACCGGTGATTGTATAA
- the ybaK gene encoding Cys-tRNA(Pro) deacylase: MLKEDYPITPAVRFLREKKIAFIPFLYRYEEHGGTHQFAAEFHVPDHQVIKTLVFETDQKKPMLVLMHGDKEVSTKQMARIIGVKQVTPCDANTAQRHTGYQFGGTSPFGTRHQLPVYVEKTILNLQKIYINGGKRGFIIEITPLSLCAALEITEVEAAILHNS; the protein is encoded by the coding sequence ATGCTGAAAGAAGATTATCCAATTACTCCTGCAGTTCGATTTCTTCGTGAGAAAAAGATTGCATTTATTCCGTTTCTCTATCGCTACGAAGAACACGGAGGCACGCATCAGTTTGCAGCGGAGTTTCATGTGCCCGATCATCAAGTTATCAAGACATTAGTTTTTGAGACAGATCAGAAGAAACCGATGCTCGTGCTGATGCATGGCGACAAAGAAGTCTCCACGAAACAGATGGCGCGCATCATCGGAGTAAAACAAGTGACACCGTGCGATGCCAACACAGCGCAGCGTCACACCGGCTACCAGTTCGGCGGAACAAGTCCGTTCGGAACGCGCCATCAATTGCCTGTCTATGTGGAAAAGACTATATTAAACCTACAAAAAATCTATATCAATGGAGGAAAACGCGGTTTCATTATCGAGATCACACCGCTCAGTCTTTGCGCGGCTTTAGAGATCACTGAAGTTGAAGCGGCAATTCTTCACAACTCATAA
- a CDS encoding MgtC/SapB family protein yields MELGTIEWTVQLRFIIALALGFLVGLERESIKVDQKLVFGGVRTHPIISMFGFGCAWLYQIGATAMLPVGLLAIATLTGIAFVAKIRVDRFGTTSEVSALLTFVTGALALLVDVWIAMALGVMNTMLLSEKAMLESYVERLSKVEFLATVKFILVTVIILPVLPNQEFTQFHINPFKIWQIVIIVSTLGFVGYLLEKKFGSKLGLWMSGIFGGIVSSTAVTLSMGHMAKRNPSRSSSALQAALLASSVMYLRVLVLIWFINASFIPKLWPRFVFLAAVGVVLSLRITRKELPASESEVPDLQNPFEIRPAIGFALLFVLLSIVTRFVKSTLGNSGLLAVSAIVGVSDIDPFILSLVQGSDGTVHIFTSAIILAMMSNTIAKAIYFWSLSPMTRKETALKYSIYAVLHIPFIVW; encoded by the coding sequence ATGGAATTAGGAACAATTGAATGGACCGTACAACTTCGGTTCATTATAGCTCTTGCGCTTGGCTTCCTTGTTGGCCTCGAAAGAGAAAGTATAAAAGTTGACCAAAAGCTTGTTTTTGGCGGTGTGCGCACACATCCTATCATCAGCATGTTTGGTTTCGGATGCGCATGGCTGTACCAGATCGGGGCAACTGCTATGCTGCCCGTGGGATTATTGGCGATTGCCACACTCACCGGCATTGCTTTCGTCGCAAAAATCCGTGTCGATCGTTTTGGCACCACAAGCGAGGTCTCTGCATTACTCACATTTGTCACAGGTGCATTGGCACTGCTGGTAGATGTATGGATAGCGATGGCGTTGGGTGTCATGAATACCATGCTGCTCTCAGAAAAAGCCATGCTCGAATCCTACGTGGAACGGCTCAGCAAAGTGGAGTTTTTGGCAACAGTCAAATTTATTTTGGTGACTGTCATTATTTTGCCTGTCCTCCCAAACCAAGAATTTACACAATTCCATATCAATCCATTCAAAATCTGGCAAATTGTTATCATCGTTTCCACGCTGGGGTTTGTCGGATATTTATTAGAGAAAAAATTTGGATCCAAGCTCGGATTATGGATGTCGGGAATATTCGGAGGCATTGTTTCTAGCACGGCGGTAACGCTTTCAATGGGGCATATGGCAAAGCGAAATCCATCGCGCAGCAGCAGTGCATTGCAGGCGGCATTGCTTGCAAGCAGTGTGATGTATCTCCGTGTGTTAGTGTTGATCTGGTTCATCAATGCCTCGTTTATTCCAAAACTCTGGCCGCGTTTTGTTTTTCTTGCGGCCGTGGGCGTTGTGTTGTCGCTGCGAATAACCAGGAAGGAACTGCCTGCATCAGAATCGGAAGTGCCGGATTTACAGAACCCCTTTGAAATCCGTCCTGCAATTGGTTTCGCATTGCTCTTTGTCCTTCTCTCTATCGTAACAAGATTCGTGAAATCCACTCTGGGAAATTCCGGACTGCTGGCTGTATCCGCGATCGTTGGTGTCTCTGATATCGATCCCTTCATCCTGTCGTTAGTGCAGGGATCGGACGGAACAGTACATATATTTACGTCGGCAATTATTCTTGCGATGATGAGCAACACTATTGCAAAAGCAATTTATTTTTGGTCACTCTCTCCGATGACAAGGAAAGAGACTGCGTTGAAGTATTCCATCTATGCAGTGCTCCACATCCCGTTTATAGTATGGTAA
- a CDS encoding serine protease: MVTKAVNDEEHSTYISTSGAAMTFSKISQCGVLVLACLLSLSCSTTSYREVYPMLTDGRYDSEFPYRGCSEQLERISESVRMVSCIAYYKSWVFPLEAKIRLKDIHDPFFKEKAEKEVYLNQVASGSATVIYYENKKIAMLTCAHVVDFNDTVYTFYRGEDRQQTEFIQSIALKDRQINYASAIPGARNLEILALDKENDMAILGQRIESSGVSAITVFDYPIGKAKELEWGAFVYLFGYPAGYRIVTKAIVSNPNRDKYGSFLTDAVFNRGFSGGIVLAIRDGVPNFELVGMMKLVPGRQQYYLTPAKVGESIEFDSTIPFKGDVYAESRTDIIYGVAPAIPAELIVDFLQTNQSKLIGQGYDLRSFLERPSIVKPEKK, encoded by the coding sequence ATGGTAACAAAAGCAGTGAACGATGAGGAACATAGTACATATATATCCACGAGCGGGGCAGCCATGACATTCTCTAAAATATCTCAGTGTGGTGTTTTAGTACTTGCTTGTTTGTTGTCATTATCCTGTTCAACGACATCCTACAGAGAAGTGTATCCCATGCTCACAGACGGCAGATACGATTCTGAATTTCCATATCGCGGATGTTCTGAACAACTTGAACGGATTTCAGAATCTGTAAGGATGGTCAGTTGCATTGCATATTATAAAAGCTGGGTGTTTCCATTAGAGGCAAAAATCCGCCTCAAAGACATCCACGATCCATTCTTCAAAGAAAAAGCAGAAAAAGAAGTGTATTTGAATCAGGTTGCATCAGGAAGTGCGACAGTGATATATTATGAGAATAAGAAAATTGCAATGCTGACGTGCGCACACGTTGTCGACTTCAACGATACAGTGTATACTTTTTATCGTGGAGAAGATAGGCAACAAACAGAATTCATCCAAAGTATCGCTTTGAAAGATCGCCAGATAAATTACGCCAGTGCAATTCCGGGAGCGCGTAATTTAGAAATCTTAGCGCTCGACAAAGAAAATGATATGGCAATTTTGGGACAGAGAATCGAATCCTCTGGTGTTTCTGCTATTACTGTTTTCGATTATCCGATCGGAAAGGCAAAAGAACTTGAATGGGGAGCGTTTGTATACTTGTTTGGATACCCTGCCGGATATCGGATCGTGACAAAAGCAATTGTCAGCAATCCTAACCGGGATAAATATGGATCATTCCTCACAGATGCTGTTTTCAATAGGGGATTCAGCGGAGGCATTGTGCTCGCCATCCGCGATGGCGTTCCGAATTTTGAATTAGTGGGAATGATGAAATTAGTTCCCGGACGTCAACAATACTATTTGACTCCTGCCAAGGTAGGGGAATCTATTGAGTTTGATTCCACTATTCCATTTAAAGGCGATGTGTATGCTGAAAGTCGAACTGATATAATTTATGGTGTAGCTCCTGCAATTCCGGCAGAATTAATAGTAGATTTTCTACAAACGAATCAATCCAAGCTCATCGGCCAGGGATATGATTTGCGATCTTTTCTCGAACGCCCGTCCATTGTAAAGCCAGAGAAAAAATGA
- a CDS encoding 4Fe-4S dicluster domain-containing protein, whose amino-acid sequence MNLVESIRTAGVVGCGGAGFPSQVKAASKADIVVANGAECEPLLHKDLELMMREPEAIVGGVKLLMSATGAQQGIIGVKKKYEEKLDGIKLALRGTNITVQFLGDYYPTGDEYVLVYETTKRLIPPQGIPLDVGVVVHNVETLRNLHRADQDLPSITKYISVAGAVAHPSTFEVPIGISFADVLKAAGGVTVPDYAVFVSGIMMGKLETDMTLPITKTCAGLIVLPTTHRLVQRKSLPADAMHRIGKSACDQCSFCTEFCPRYLLGYDVQPHKVMRSLSFTATGEDIWNQSAQLCCACGLCTLYACPEDLYPKEACDKAKSDLRTKGIKWSGDRDVHIHPIYDGRHVPLKKLVAKLGIEEYDVLAHFVEKKFSPDQIRLPLLQHLGAPAKAIVSIGQRVNAGEAVADIPEGKLGARIHASIDGQVKTVDGEIVIERA is encoded by the coding sequence ATGAATCTTGTAGAAAGCATACGCACAGCCGGTGTTGTTGGATGCGGCGGTGCTGGATTCCCTTCTCAAGTGAAAGCCGCATCGAAAGCAGACATTGTCGTTGCCAACGGGGCGGAGTGCGAACCGCTTCTTCACAAAGATTTAGAATTGATGATGCGGGAGCCGGAGGCAATCGTAGGCGGAGTGAAATTGTTGATGTCGGCGACAGGTGCGCAGCAGGGAATCATCGGTGTAAAAAAGAAGTATGAAGAGAAGTTAGATGGAATAAAATTAGCACTGCGCGGGACGAATATTACAGTACAATTTCTTGGAGATTATTATCCGACAGGCGACGAATATGTGCTTGTGTACGAAACAACGAAACGTCTTATTCCTCCGCAAGGAATTCCTCTCGATGTCGGCGTTGTTGTACACAACGTAGAAACACTTCGGAATCTCCATCGCGCAGATCAAGATCTTCCGTCCATCACAAAATATATTTCCGTAGCCGGTGCTGTTGCGCATCCTTCCACATTTGAAGTACCTATCGGTATATCATTCGCCGATGTCTTGAAAGCGGCGGGAGGCGTTACAGTTCCTGATTATGCAGTGTTCGTAAGCGGAATCATGATGGGAAAACTCGAAACAGATATGACGCTTCCGATCACCAAAACCTGCGCGGGACTGATCGTTCTTCCAACGACACATCGACTTGTGCAAAGAAAAAGCTTACCAGCGGACGCGATGCATCGCATTGGAAAATCGGCATGCGATCAATGCAGCTTCTGTACGGAGTTCTGCCCGCGCTATTTATTAGGGTATGATGTTCAGCCGCACAAAGTCATGCGGAGCTTGTCCTTCACAGCTACGGGAGAAGATATTTGGAATCAATCGGCGCAATTGTGCTGCGCGTGCGGTCTATGCACACTGTATGCCTGCCCGGAAGATCTCTATCCAAAGGAAGCTTGTGATAAGGCAAAAAGCGATTTACGTACGAAGGGAATAAAATGGAGTGGCGACCGCGATGTTCATATTCATCCAATTTATGACGGAAGGCATGTCCCGCTGAAAAAGCTCGTAGCCAAATTGGGAATAGAAGAATATGACGTGCTGGCTCACTTTGTCGAGAAAAAATTCTCTCCTGATCAAATCCGGCTGCCGCTTTTACAGCATCTTGGAGCGCCCGCAAAAGCAATTGTATCGATCGGACAGCGAGTAAATGCTGGTGAAGCTGTCGCAGATATACCGGAAGGAAAACTTGGTGCACGCATTCATGCGAGCATTGATGGACAGGTGAAAACAGTAGATGGCGAGATTGTTATCGAACGAGCTTGA
- a CDS encoding BMC domain-containing protein translates to MEMNAIGLIELTSIAAGFNSADAMLKASAVELILSRSICSGKYMVLIGGDVAAVRASVDAGKEASRGMIIDTFVIPNIHPDIFPAISGTTQVQMLEALGIVESFSVASLIEAADAAVKTARVQLIEIRLAMALGGKAFVTMTGDVASVKSAVDAAAAVCSERGLLVNKVVIPNPRKELLKEIV, encoded by the coding sequence ATGGAAATGAACGCAATAGGATTAATTGAATTAACTAGTATTGCGGCTGGTTTTAATTCTGCTGACGCAATGCTGAAAGCATCTGCTGTGGAATTAATACTTTCGCGCAGTATATGCTCCGGCAAATATATGGTGCTTATAGGCGGCGATGTGGCAGCAGTGCGTGCGAGTGTTGACGCGGGAAAAGAAGCAAGCAGGGGAATGATCATAGATACATTTGTTATTCCGAATATTCATCCGGATATATTCCCTGCTATTTCCGGTACAACGCAAGTGCAGATGCTCGAAGCGCTTGGAATTGTTGAATCGTTCAGTGTTGCTTCGCTTATCGAAGCTGCGGATGCCGCTGTCAAGACTGCACGCGTACAATTGATAGAAATTCGTTTGGCGATGGCGCTCGGCGGAAAAGCATTCGTTACAATGACCGGCGATGTTGCTTCCGTGAAGTCCGCGGTTGATGCTGCAGCGGCGGTGTGTTCGGAACGTGGATTGTTAGTGAACAAAGTTGTCATTCCTAATCCGCGCAAAGAATTGTTAAAAGAAATCGTCTAA
- a CDS encoding PP2C family protein-serine/threonine phosphatase codes for MTPRIPRFLQGLHNILTRDLTWDDLNKSLNEDMRGMYEFYTRSIKSVEGERRGIKRSVKFVWHLFVAFLLKLTPPRRLMYAIAFVFIIVAVSEGKTASAVYSFIIVTFLLAMELADKLITKDELGIARDIQLSLQPDSDVIVPGYQLAAHSEAAKQVGGDYYDILNLSDSSTLAVIGDVSGKGISSALYVVKMQTALQLYTAETNDPRELLIRLNSHVFGQLKRNYFLSLLLVKLLSDGKVELCRAGHPPALLCRAADKSITWLKPNGIAVGMAPSSNGDTGSEQKTNCFGNSLETQSVQLEQGDVLFLFTDGVIESVDTDGKEYGLERIADLVKYCAGETVEQMRQHIISELTRHRAGADLRDDTTFVLLKRT; via the coding sequence ATGACCCCAAGAATACCTCGTTTTCTTCAAGGTTTGCACAATATTCTTACCCGCGATCTCACATGGGATGATTTAAATAAATCACTGAATGAAGATATGCGCGGGATGTACGAATTCTATACAAGAAGCATAAAATCAGTTGAGGGGGAGCGAAGAGGAATAAAACGATCGGTTAAATTTGTGTGGCATCTCTTCGTTGCTTTCCTCTTGAAACTTACACCGCCGCGGCGGTTGATGTATGCCATCGCGTTTGTGTTTATTATCGTTGCAGTGTCGGAAGGCAAGACTGCGTCTGCGGTCTATTCTTTTATCATTGTTACATTTTTATTAGCAATGGAGCTTGCCGACAAACTGATTACAAAAGATGAATTGGGTATTGCACGGGACATTCAACTGAGTCTTCAGCCGGATAGCGATGTGATCGTTCCGGGATATCAACTCGCCGCGCATAGCGAAGCGGCAAAGCAGGTCGGCGGCGACTATTATGATATTCTCAATCTTTCGGATAGCAGTACGCTGGCTGTCATTGGTGATGTGTCCGGGAAAGGTATTTCATCGGCGTTGTATGTCGTAAAGATGCAGACGGCTCTTCAGCTCTATACAGCTGAAACGAACGATCCTCGGGAATTACTCATTCGGCTTAATTCGCATGTGTTCGGACAGCTGAAACGAAATTATTTCCTTTCACTTCTCTTGGTAAAACTGCTTTCCGATGGAAAAGTGGAATTGTGCCGTGCAGGTCATCCGCCGGCTCTCTTGTGCCGGGCAGCTGATAAGTCTATTACATGGCTCAAGCCCAATGGCATTGCTGTGGGGATGGCGCCCTCATCTAACGGCGATACTGGATCTGAGCAGAAGACAAATTGTTTTGGTAATTCATTAGAAACACAGTCTGTTCAATTGGAACAAGGCGATGTGCTTTTCCTTTTTACAGATGGCGTGATCGAATCAGTCGATACGGATGGAAAAGAATATGGACTGGAAAGAATTGCTGATCTGGTCAAATACTGCGCAGGAGAAACAGTGGAACAAATGCGTCAGCATATTATTAGCGAACTCACCCGGCATCGCGCAGGAGCGGATCTGAGAGACGATACTACATTTGTGCTTTTGAAACGGACATAA
- a CDS encoding polysaccharide deacetylase family protein → MILLLCVVLLQPQQANAQVLFHGSRHEKKIALTFDACPSYTHGGFDERIVKTLIDSGVPATLFLSGKWIVKHRNIAKKLALVPGFELGNHSYSHPHCTTISDDSIRQELERTETLLKSIAGTSSKLFRPPYCETDQRVDSITQNIGLTTVMYDLASGDPDSTISRERLIQYVATSARNGSIIVMHINGRGWHTAEVLPEIIQALRAKGFIFSKVSELLKTQKSVDSSATTRKNLK, encoded by the coding sequence ATGATCCTTCTTCTTTGTGTTGTTTTACTGCAGCCTCAACAAGCCAATGCGCAGGTATTATTCCATGGTTCCAGACACGAAAAGAAGATTGCACTGACGTTCGATGCGTGCCCTTCTTATACACACGGCGGATTTGATGAACGTATAGTCAAAACTCTTATTGATTCCGGTGTGCCTGCAACATTGTTCCTCAGCGGTAAATGGATTGTCAAACATCGAAACATTGCAAAGAAACTTGCACTGGTACCGGGATTTGAGTTAGGCAACCATAGTTATTCACATCCGCATTGTACGACAATTTCAGATGACAGCATAAGGCAGGAGCTTGAACGAACGGAAACTCTGTTGAAGAGTATTGCTGGAACTTCGTCAAAACTTTTTCGCCCTCCGTATTGCGAGACAGATCAGCGAGTTGATTCCATCACACAGAACATTGGGCTTACCACAGTAATGTACGATCTCGCATCCGGCGATCCGGACTCTACAATCTCGAGAGAACGCCTTATTCAGTACGTTGCCACAAGCGCACGAAATGGTTCCATTATCGTCATGCACATAAATGGCCGGGGCTGGCACACAGCCGAGGTTTTACCGGAGATTATTCAAGCGCTTCGCGCTAAAGGATTTATATTTTCTAAAGTGAGTGAGTTACTGAAGACACAGAAGAGTGTAGATTCGTCTGCTACAACCAGGAAGAACCTGAAATGA